One part of the Georgfuchsia toluolica genome encodes these proteins:
- the mshL gene encoding pilus (MSHA type) biogenesis protein MshL, which produces MDQRHGYLWIASLLLSLAACTPPAVKTDVHDRIADEMRRAGKERKSTATAESAEQSLMPPLAVEMPRSGAEAEARFDLSLVNAPATQVFMALVTGTRYNMLITPEVSGQITVNLKDVTVKEALDAIRELYGYEYRMQGNRITILPNTIQTRIFQVNYLDSRRQGASDLHVTSSSISTGGTGTGSTTTTGASTVIPSGTGNNQYNQATLTSQVRTSTDNDFWKDLTTALNAIVGSADGRSIVINPNSGMIVLRAMPREIRAVENYLKATQIVVERQVMIEAKILDVQLNDDYQSGVNWAAFRSNKIVGIGSPGVRLGTSGALIGPDVTATIGSGGSLSTTATGSQGFFGLAFQTGNFSALLNFLETQGSVSVLSSPRIATLNNQKAVLKVGTDELFVTNVTSTTTTTTTGTTNAPSLTLTPYFSGISLDVTPQIDENDNIILHVHPAVSTVADNTKVVDLGSLGSFKLPLAKSSVNETDSIVRVQDGQIVAIGGLMTQDQTNDRSQIPGLGSAPVIGAAFGQRSNALHKRELIILLKPTLVRDDRVWARDIEQSAERMRSLSPSQLHMDE; this is translated from the coding sequence ATGGACCAACGGCATGGCTACTTGTGGATAGCTTCGCTCCTGTTGTCGCTGGCGGCCTGCACGCCACCGGCGGTCAAGACCGATGTACACGACCGCATTGCCGATGAAATGCGCAGGGCAGGCAAGGAGCGCAAGTCCACCGCAACCGCCGAGTCCGCCGAACAGTCGCTGATGCCGCCGCTGGCGGTGGAAATGCCCAGGAGCGGCGCGGAGGCCGAAGCGCGTTTCGATCTGTCGCTGGTCAATGCGCCGGCGACGCAGGTATTCATGGCGCTGGTGACGGGCACCCGTTACAACATGTTGATAACGCCCGAGGTCAGCGGCCAGATCACGGTAAACCTGAAAGATGTGACGGTGAAGGAAGCGCTCGATGCCATCCGCGAGCTGTACGGCTATGAATACCGCATGCAGGGCAATCGCATCACGATACTGCCCAACACCATCCAGACGCGCATCTTCCAGGTCAATTATCTCGACTCGCGCCGCCAGGGCGCAAGCGACCTGCATGTCACCTCCAGTTCGATTTCGACCGGGGGGACAGGGACGGGAAGTACCACCACGACGGGCGCATCGACTGTAATACCGTCCGGCACCGGCAACAATCAATATAACCAGGCGACGCTGACCAGCCAGGTGCGAACCAGCACCGATAACGATTTCTGGAAGGATTTGACGACGGCACTGAACGCCATTGTCGGCTCGGCCGATGGGCGCAGCATCGTGATCAATCCGAACTCCGGCATGATCGTGTTGAGAGCCATGCCGAGGGAAATCCGCGCCGTCGAGAATTACCTGAAGGCAACCCAGATAGTGGTCGAGCGGCAGGTCATGATCGAAGCGAAGATCCTCGATGTGCAGTTGAATGACGATTATCAGTCCGGCGTGAACTGGGCGGCTTTCCGGTCCAATAAAATCGTTGGGATCGGATCGCCCGGAGTTCGGCTGGGGACAAGTGGTGCGCTTATAGGTCCCGACGTTACTGCAACTATAGGAAGTGGCGGTTCTCTGAGTACTACAGCCACGGGAAGTCAGGGTTTCTTCGGCCTGGCCTTTCAGACCGGCAACTTTTCGGCCCTGCTGAATTTTCTCGAGACCCAGGGCAGCGTGTCGGTGTTGTCGAGCCCACGCATCGCGACGCTGAACAACCAGAAAGCGGTGCTGAAAGTGGGCACCGACGAGCTGTTCGTTACCAATGTGACGTCGACCACGACCACGACCACGACCGGTACCACCAACGCGCCGAGCCTGACCTTGACACCCTACTTTTCCGGCATATCGCTCGATGTGACGCCGCAGATCGACGAAAACGACAACATCATTCTTCATGTGCATCCGGCCGTCAGTACGGTGGCGGACAACACCAAAGTCGTCGATCTGGGTTCGCTCGGCTCATTCAAGCTGCCTCTGGCCAAGAGCAGCGTGAATGAAACGGACAGCATCGTCCGCGTCCAGGATGGGCAGATTGTCGCGATTGGCGGCCTGATGACGCAGGACCAGACCAATGACCGCTCGCAGATTCCGGGGCTGGGCAGCGCGCCGGTGATTGGTGCGGCATTCGGTCAGCGCTCCAACGCCCTGCACAAACGCGAGCTGATCATCTTGTTGAAGCCGACGCTGGTCCGCGACGATCGCGTTTGGGCGCGCGACATCGAACAGAGCGCGGAACGGATGCGGAGCCTCAGTCCGAGCCAGCTGCACATGGACGAGTAA
- a CDS encoding type II secretion system protein, which yields MCTKTSRIRQRQSGLTLIELIMFIVIVGVGVAGILTIMDVAVKSSADPMVRKQALAMADAIMDEVLAKDFSNPTGGFTETSATCDNRSQYDDVSDYDYFKTSSSNRISGTSTLGSTPIPGLAAYSASVDIDAATSRLGLVGGTQVKTITVTVTGNGQTIQLIGYRTNY from the coding sequence ATGTGTACTAAGACGTCCCGCATCCGGCAGCGCCAATCCGGTCTTACGCTGATCGAATTGATCATGTTCATCGTCATCGTTGGCGTCGGCGTGGCGGGGATTCTCACCATAATGGACGTCGCCGTGAAATCCAGTGCCGATCCGATGGTGCGCAAGCAGGCATTGGCCATGGCTGACGCCATCATGGATGAAGTGCTGGCCAAGGATTTTTCCAATCCGACCGGAGGCTTTACCGAAACGAGCGCGACCTGCGACAACCGCAGCCAATATGACGACGTGAGCGATTACGATTACTTCAAGACTTCCTCATCAAACAGGATTAGCGGCACGAGCACCTTGGGCTCTACCCCCATACCGGGTCTGGCTGCCTATTCTGCGAGCGTCGATATTGACGCGGCAACTTCAAGACTGGGGCTGGTCGGCGGCACGCAAGTCAAGACGATCACCGTCACGGTCACTGGAAACGGGCAGACCATTCAATTGATCGGTTATCGGACCAACTACTGA
- a CDS encoding ExeA family protein, with protein MYLAHFGLRELPFGITPDTQYIYSATAHQEALNTLMLAVEGGEGFVKITGEVGTGKTLLCRKFLSMLVEPYFASYIPNPQFDPRALLGSVAEELGAPAEGEASHIIKSINRRLLALADEGRTVVLCIDEAQTMPQLTLETIRLLSNLETEKRKLIQIVLFGQPELDMKLAEPSVRQLRQRIAFHYRMPPLQRRELNEYVSHRLRIAGYHGDPLFSPLARSSLYRFSGGTPRLVNILAHKSMLSAFGEGRPSVGLRQVLAAARDTEGARFMPWIRP; from the coding sequence ATGTACCTGGCGCATTTCGGTCTTCGCGAACTTCCCTTCGGCATCACTCCGGATACCCAGTACATCTATTCCGCGACCGCGCATCAGGAAGCGCTCAACACCCTGATGCTTGCAGTCGAGGGCGGCGAGGGCTTCGTCAAGATCACGGGCGAGGTCGGCACCGGCAAGACGCTGCTCTGCCGCAAGTTCCTCTCCATGCTGGTGGAGCCCTATTTCGCCTCCTATATTCCCAATCCGCAGTTCGACCCGCGCGCGCTGCTGGGTTCCGTGGCCGAGGAGTTGGGCGCTCCGGCGGAAGGAGAGGCGAGCCACATCATCAAGAGCATCAACCGACGGCTGCTGGCGCTGGCGGATGAGGGCAGGACGGTGGTGTTGTGCATCGATGAAGCGCAGACCATGCCCCAGTTGACGCTGGAAACCATCCGCCTGCTCTCCAATCTCGAAACCGAAAAGCGCAAGCTGATTCAAATCGTATTGTTTGGCCAGCCCGAACTGGATATGAAGCTGGCTGAGCCGTCGGTGCGGCAGTTGCGCCAGCGCATTGCCTTCCACTATCGGATGCCGCCGCTCCAGCGGCGCGAACTCAACGAATATGTTTCGCACCGGTTGCGGATTGCCGGCTACCACGGCGATCCCCTGTTTTCCCCGCTGGCGCGCAGTTCGCTCTACCGCTTTTCCGGCGGCACGCCGCGGCTGGTCAACATTCTCGCCCACAAATCCATGCTGTCGGCATTTGGCGAAGGCCGGCCCTCGGTCGGCTTGCGTCAGGTATTAGCGGCTGCCCGCGATACCGAGGGCGCCCGTTTCATGCCGTGGATTCGCCCATGA
- a CDS encoding PulJ/GspJ family protein — MVSRIHTSRGFTLIEAIMVIAITGILAGMVAVFIKAPVDSYMDMSRRAELTDVADTAVRRMARDIRLALPNSVRNPSAAGADQCVEFMPTRTGGRYRAAQTAALTGDILDFSTTDASFDMLSVNNSLPVSEQITANDIIVVYNDGSSGGNAYAGGNAIRVSSVAAGDTTGTTKINFVATGTTLFARKTLPSASPANRFQVVPSNEQVVSYACSGNSLLRYSRDISTRTTAWAQPATCADMTGGATAATLATNVTSCSIRYEPPGTGTGAGRYGIVSISLGMTQAGESVNLYHQAKVDNTP; from the coding sequence ATGGTTTCGCGCATCCATACTTCTCGCGGTTTTACCCTGATCGAAGCGATCATGGTCATCGCAATAACCGGCATTCTTGCCGGAATGGTGGCCGTCTTTATCAAGGCGCCGGTGGATAGCTATATGGACATGTCGCGTCGCGCTGAGTTGACCGATGTTGCCGATACCGCAGTACGGCGCATGGCCCGCGACATTCGTCTGGCACTGCCCAACAGCGTGCGCAACCCCAGTGCGGCGGGTGCGGATCAGTGTGTCGAGTTTATGCCGACCAGGACCGGAGGGCGCTACCGGGCAGCCCAGACCGCGGCGCTCACGGGAGATATTCTGGATTTTTCGACGACGGACGCCAGCTTCGACATGCTGAGCGTAAACAACAGTCTTCCCGTTTCGGAGCAAATCACGGCGAACGATATCATCGTGGTCTATAACGACGGTAGCAGCGGCGGCAATGCCTACGCCGGGGGCAATGCCATACGGGTTTCCTCCGTGGCGGCGGGCGATACTACTGGCACGACAAAAATCAACTTTGTAGCAACCGGTACCACCCTCTTTGCCCGCAAGACCTTGCCCAGCGCATCGCCGGCCAACCGCTTTCAGGTAGTACCTTCGAATGAACAAGTGGTGTCTTACGCCTGCAGCGGCAATTCCCTCTTGCGCTATTCGAGAGACATCAGCACGCGAACTACGGCGTGGGCTCAACCCGCCACCTGTGCCGACATGACCGGCGGCGCCACGGCTGCCACTCTTGCCACGAATGTCACTTCCTGCAGCATCAGGTATGAACCGCCAGGAACCGGCACCGGAGCGGGGCGCTATGGCATCGTGTCAATATCTCTTGGCATGACCCAAGCGGGAGAATCGGTGAATCTTTATCATCAGGCCAAAGTGGATAACACGCCATGA
- a CDS encoding agglutinin biogenesis protein MshI, which translates to MWARHRENKNDDWTSIIFPRGRIEVARVRRSAGGKPRLLDWDAFVVEAGELEALKRLRSAKRLGDGRSTTLLRHGQYQFLQVESPGVAREELRGAVRWRIKEQVDVPIETAVVDVLEIPAPAAVGAGRAQQIFVVVAGNAQLAPRIHLFQDAKLPLSTIDIPELAQRNVAALFEEENRGLALLAFNDDGGLLTFTYRGELLSSRFIDIKRGELAEARKSEDGLFDRVLLEVQRSLDNFERAHSYTTLSRVLIAPLPGSNGFVDYLKENLYQKLDVLDLTQAVDLSAIPVLADPVRQAEALLAIGAALRNEAPVQ; encoded by the coding sequence ATGTGGGCTCGACACCGCGAAAATAAAAATGATGATTGGACTTCGATCATCTTCCCTCGGGGACGGATCGAGGTGGCCCGGGTTCGCCGTTCCGCCGGAGGCAAGCCGCGCTTACTGGATTGGGATGCCTTTGTCGTGGAGGCAGGCGAGCTTGAAGCGCTGAAGCGACTGCGCAGCGCCAAACGCCTGGGCGATGGGCGCAGCACGACATTGTTGCGGCATGGCCAGTACCAGTTCCTGCAAGTCGAATCGCCCGGTGTTGCCCGGGAAGAACTGCGCGGAGCGGTACGCTGGCGCATCAAGGAGCAGGTTGATGTTCCCATAGAGACGGCGGTCGTCGATGTGCTCGAAATACCGGCCCCCGCCGCCGTCGGCGCAGGACGGGCGCAGCAGATTTTCGTCGTCGTCGCCGGCAATGCGCAATTGGCGCCGCGGATCCATCTGTTCCAGGATGCGAAGCTTCCCCTCTCCACCATCGACATTCCGGAACTAGCGCAACGCAACGTGGCGGCGCTGTTCGAAGAAGAGAATCGTGGCCTCGCCCTGTTGGCCTTCAATGACGACGGGGGATTGCTCACCTTCACTTACCGGGGCGAGTTGTTGTCGTCGCGATTCATCGACATCAAGCGCGGCGAACTGGCCGAGGCACGGAAAAGCGAGGACGGACTTTTCGACAGGGTATTGCTGGAAGTGCAGCGTTCACTCGACAACTTTGAACGCGCCCACAGCTATACCACCCTGAGCCGTGTGCTGATTGCGCCGCTGCCGGGCAGCAATGGTTTCGTCGACTACCTGAAGGAAAATCTGTATCAGAAACTGGATGTGCTGGATTTGACGCAGGCGGTCGATCTCAGCGCAATACCCGTATTGGCCGATCCTGTGCGTCAGGCTGAGGCCCTGCTGGCAATCGGCGCCGCGCTGCGCAACGAGGCGCCGGTCCAATGA
- a CDS encoding DUF6701 domain-containing protein: MFDRRSLFLLRSGWVQDNFHTYGTKCRQRHDGQLRGRWQQHQLGQVAADDVGAAPASASSPGFGFAASTWVPAQPAGSSLAASATAPTASNSNTWSAGATTVTAMHQIVRPTAPAAPTTVTVTTLPVDSDGVTAASAAVLSSPLLRYGRLWLGNAYGSDQFDLVIPFEVQYWNGSTFVKNTFDNGCTTIASSNIASGNKQGGLGAYTGPITGGSTSSGAGSITLTKPASAAAGSVDLVVNLGSSGSPSNCAGLSGGTSAALSYLSGKWCGANYDRDPTARATFGIYGSSLKKGPIYIRESY, translated from the coding sequence ATGTTCGACAGGCGCAGCCTTTTCCTACTTCGGTCAGGATGGGTTCAAGACAACTTTCACACTTACGGCACAAAATGCAGGCAACGCCACGACGGCCAATTACGCGGGCGATGGCAGCAGCACCAGTTGGGCCAAGTTGCCGCTGACGACGTGGGGGCGGCGCCGGCATCAGCGTCCAGCCCAGGTTTCGGCTTTGCGGCGAGCACCTGGGTTCCTGCGCAACCCGCGGGGTCCAGCCTTGCGGCAAGCGCGACCGCGCCGACGGCGAGCAATTCCAATACCTGGAGCGCGGGCGCCACAACGGTGACAGCGATGCATCAAATTGTGCGCCCCACGGCACCCGCAGCGCCAACGACGGTGACCGTGACGACCTTGCCGGTCGATTCGGATGGCGTGACGGCCGCCTCGGCTGCCGTGCTCAGTTCTCCATTGTTGCGCTACGGCCGCCTGTGGCTGGGTAATGCCTATGGCTCGGACCAATTCGATCTGGTGATTCCGTTTGAAGTCCAGTACTGGAATGGGAGTACGTTCGTCAAGAATACTTTTGATAATGGTTGCACCACGATCGCCAGCAGCAACATCGCCTCGGGCAACAAACAAGGCGGACTTGGCGCCTATACCGGCCCCATTACTGGCGGCTCTACAAGCAGCGGGGCAGGCAGCATTACCCTGACCAAACCTGCCAGCGCAGCCGCGGGCAGCGTTGATCTGGTGGTCAATCTGGGATCGAGCGGCAGTCCCAGCAACTGTGCCGGGTTGTCCGGCGGGACTTCCGCCGCCCTAAGCTATTTGAGCGGCAAATGGTGTGGGGCGAACTATGATCGCGATCCAACCGCTCGCGCAACCTTCGGCATCTACGGCAGCAGCCTCAAGAAAGGCCCGATCTATATTCGCGAAAGTTATTGA
- a CDS encoding tetratricopeptide repeat protein: protein MSLVNKMLQDLDQRHASELEKQGISRHVRTLPAAPPAVSWKGIVLACLGALAGAFIVWLLLTWKQESKPIVPSPQATAPAVALAPSPVSVPLPSFPPDESAPPAAKVAPAPHKEVRSPAARSDRQEPALKLDRSLDANAAERHRASSATTAVDRGNASEVPFGNSIIEKQPRTAAISDASDAEYRKGMNLLRRGTLADAAVALRAALRIDAHHVAARQALLSLLVDQKQWNEAETIGLDGLALDQKQIGWAMLAARLQVERGDNPAALKTLDQYAPYAERNADYMGFHALLLQKAKRLPEAVERYRAALALKPGEGRWWYGLGLALEAGQHPTEAKDAYTQARNAGNLPADLAAQVEWKLKGQ from the coding sequence ATGAGCCTGGTCAACAAAATGTTGCAGGATCTGGACCAGCGCCACGCTTCGGAACTGGAGAAGCAAGGCATCTCGCGTCATGTCCGAACGCTACCCGCGGCGCCGCCAGCGGTTTCCTGGAAAGGGATCGTGCTGGCCTGCCTCGGCGCGCTTGCCGGTGCATTCATCGTCTGGCTGCTGCTGACATGGAAGCAAGAGAGCAAGCCCATCGTTCCTTCACCGCAGGCGACAGCGCCAGCCGTAGCGCTCGCGCCGTCCCCGGTGTCCGTACCGTTACCGAGCTTTCCGCCGGATGAATCTGCTCCGCCGGCAGCCAAGGTCGCGCCGGCGCCGCACAAGGAAGTTCGGTCGCCCGCTGCGCGCAGTGACAGGCAGGAGCCCGCGCTAAAGCTCGACCGCTCGCTCGATGCGAACGCGGCCGAAAGACACCGTGCCTCATCCGCAACAACGGCGGTTGATCGTGGTAATGCGAGTGAAGTTCCCTTCGGCAATTCGATCATCGAAAAACAACCGCGCACAGCGGCTATCTCCGATGCATCCGATGCGGAATATCGCAAAGGCATGAACTTGCTCAGGCGCGGCACGCTGGCCGACGCGGCCGTTGCGCTGCGTGCCGCGCTGCGCATCGACGCACATCATGTCGCGGCACGTCAGGCGCTGCTGAGCCTGCTGGTCGATCAAAAACAGTGGAATGAAGCTGAAACGATTGGACTCGACGGCCTGGCGCTCGATCAGAAACAAATCGGCTGGGCCATGCTGGCAGCGCGCCTGCAAGTGGAGCGCGGGGACAATCCCGCCGCGCTTAAAACGCTGGATCAATATGCTCCGTACGCCGAGCGTAATGCCGATTACATGGGCTTCCATGCCCTGCTGCTGCAGAAAGCGAAACGCCTGCCCGAAGCGGTGGAACGCTACCGCGCCGCGCTGGCGCTCAAACCCGGCGAAGGCCGCTGGTGGTACGGTCTGGGCCTGGCGCTCGAAGCCGGCCAGCATCCGACCGAGGCGAAAGACGCCTATACGCAGGCCCGCAACGCCGGCAACCTGCCCGCCGATCTGGCGGCGCAGGTGGAATGGAAACTGAAGGGCCAATGA
- a CDS encoding prepilin-type N-terminal cleavage/methylation domain-containing protein: MNSMRNESQRGFTLIELIIVITIIGILAAVALPRMIDAQHDARTAKVMAIYGSLRSAAMLARSRCELDLANPGAATTANNCSANPPFVNMDGHAVRISNRYPTATFDGIDIAADMNLNSDGLTASNTTGNNNGAVVNGRTYDIAGGTAPNCRVTYLEAALAGTAILSPSIKSDTSGC; the protein is encoded by the coding sequence ATGAATTCCATGCGTAACGAATCTCAACGGGGTTTTACCCTGATCGAGTTGATCATTGTCATCACCATCATCGGCATCCTCGCTGCCGTGGCCTTGCCACGCATGATCGACGCCCAGCACGATGCACGCACGGCGAAGGTCATGGCGATATATGGTTCCCTGCGTTCGGCCGCGATGCTGGCCCGCTCCCGCTGCGAGCTGGATCTGGCCAACCCCGGCGCCGCCACCACCGCGAACAACTGTTCCGCCAATCCGCCGTTCGTGAATATGGACGGACACGCGGTCCGGATTTCCAATCGTTACCCCACGGCAACCTTCGACGGCATCGATATCGCCGCGGACATGAACCTCAATTCCGACGGACTGACTGCCAGCAATACCACCGGCAACAACAATGGGGCGGTGGTCAATGGTCGCACCTACGACATCGCCGGCGGCACGGCCCCGAACTGCCGCGTCACCTATCTGGAGGCAGCGCTGGCGGGTACCGCAATTTTGTCGCCTTCCATCAAATCCGATACCAGTGGGTGCTGA
- a CDS encoding pilus assembly FimT family protein, which translates to MKNRLPRGFTLIELIVTMIIVGILAVTILPKFADRSIFQDRGFQDETRSLLRYAQKSAVAQRHNVCVTLAAGGVTLKIDSAGSCDGTLDLPANPNGGSGLTASVGSFKFQPLGDTDQSADITVTIAGTAIAVDHKTGYVY; encoded by the coding sequence ATGAAAAACAGATTGCCACGCGGCTTCACGCTGATTGAACTGATCGTCACAATGATCATTGTCGGCATTCTTGCCGTGACAATCCTGCCGAAATTTGCCGACAGATCGATATTTCAGGATCGCGGATTTCAGGACGAAACCAGATCCTTGCTGCGCTACGCGCAAAAGTCGGCGGTGGCGCAGCGGCACAATGTTTGCGTTACCTTGGCGGCTGGCGGCGTGACGCTGAAAATCGACAGTGCGGGAAGTTGCGATGGAACCCTGGACTTGCCAGCGAACCCAAATGGTGGAAGCGGACTTACGGCATCCGTCGGCAGCTTCAAATTTCAGCCGCTGGGCGATACCGACCAATCAGCCGACATCACAGTCACCATTGCCGGTACGGCCATCGCCGTGGACCACAAGACCGGCTATGTGTACTAA
- a CDS encoding pilin, whose amino-acid sequence MRNNQQGFTLIELVVVIVILGILAAVAIPKFIDLSSEAQTAATAGVAGSIGSAMAINYAARKAASTKGQAVTNCTDGSALLQGGLPTGYTITAAAIAADATVSCTLTDAKSGTATFTGIGIL is encoded by the coding sequence ATGCGCAACAACCAACAAGGCTTTACCCTGATCGAACTGGTCGTGGTGATTGTGATTCTGGGAATTCTTGCGGCGGTGGCAATACCGAAGTTTATCGATCTGAGCAGTGAAGCTCAAACTGCGGCAACAGCGGGTGTCGCGGGATCAATTGGCTCTGCTATGGCGATCAATTACGCTGCGCGCAAGGCAGCTAGCACGAAGGGCCAAGCGGTAACGAACTGCACTGATGGGAGTGCCCTGCTGCAAGGGGGCTTGCCAACTGGCTATACAATTACCGCCGCTGCCATTGCGGCTGATGCCACGGTCAGTTGCACACTGACTGACGCGAAATCCGGTACTGCGACCTTTACCGGTATTGGAATTCTGTAG
- a CDS encoding PilN domain-containing protein encodes MTQQINLYDPQLRRQRELLTATNLALTSMILLLIVMVAGAWVRTGAGKLEAEAALLAPQAKALQNQIPVLGRQLSTRKPDARLEQQLAGMKAQESIRVAILALLQKGLGPGAVSFAEYLRGFARQTPSGLWLTGFAVAGDGTGMEIRGRTTNPALIPEYIRRLNAEKAFQGRAFAALQLSVPAPATGNNAAAVAGTVPATNLPLAPSYHEFTLTPVLGDGAAETSDANRSPMTAGAQP; translated from the coding sequence ATGACGCAGCAGATCAATCTTTACGATCCGCAGTTGCGCCGGCAGCGCGAGTTGCTGACCGCAACCAATCTTGCACTGACATCGATGATACTGCTGCTGATTGTGATGGTCGCAGGCGCGTGGGTGCGAACCGGGGCGGGAAAGCTGGAAGCCGAAGCCGCACTGCTCGCGCCTCAGGCTAAAGCCCTGCAGAATCAGATACCCGTCCTGGGCCGGCAGTTGTCCACGCGCAAGCCGGATGCAAGACTCGAACAGCAACTCGCCGGGATGAAAGCACAGGAATCGATCCGTGTTGCGATCCTTGCCCTGCTGCAGAAGGGGCTGGGGCCGGGCGCGGTCAGCTTTGCCGAATACCTGCGCGGGTTTGCGCGACAAACACCAAGCGGGCTGTGGCTCACCGGCTTTGCCGTGGCGGGTGACGGCACGGGAATGGAAATTCGGGGCAGGACGACCAATCCCGCATTGATACCGGAATACATCCGGCGGCTCAATGCAGAAAAAGCTTTTCAGGGCCGGGCCTTCGCTGCCTTGCAGCTCAGCGTACCGGCACCGGCGACAGGCAACAATGCGGCGGCGGTCGCCGGAACCGTCCCTGCCACCAATCTGCCGCTGGCACCTTCGTATCATGAGTTCACCTTGACTCCCGTGCTCGGGGACGGTGCAGCCGAAACTTCCGACGCAAACCGCTCCCCAATGACCGCTGGAGCGCAGCCATGA
- the gspM gene encoding type II secretion system protein GspM yields MMEQWKTLSARFAALQLREKYLIGAAALVVILLGGYNVWIDPALIRKAAAEKQIAQYRADMTTLGAQVAAMQAQLKDPDAASRAAIAESRQHLAELDRQLSGLGKELVPSEKMALLLQALLSRHRGLELVSLHTLPPLPIIPAQADKASVKPGDPAKAAASEPGNIYKHGIEIKLAGGYQDLLNYLGEMESSPQRLLLGRMNLEVTRYPRVELTVTVYTLSLDRTWLVI; encoded by the coding sequence ATGATGGAACAGTGGAAAACCCTGTCCGCTCGCTTCGCGGCACTGCAATTGCGCGAAAAATATCTGATAGGCGCGGCGGCCCTGGTGGTGATTTTGCTCGGCGGATATAACGTCTGGATTGATCCGGCCCTGATACGCAAGGCGGCTGCCGAAAAGCAGATCGCCCAATACCGGGCAGATATGACGACTCTCGGTGCGCAGGTGGCTGCAATGCAGGCGCAATTGAAGGATCCCGATGCGGCCAGCCGCGCCGCCATTGCCGAAAGCCGGCAGCATCTCGCCGAGCTTGACCGCCAATTGAGCGGTCTTGGCAAGGAGCTTGTCCCCTCCGAGAAGATGGCGCTCCTGCTGCAGGCACTGCTGAGCCGCCATCGTGGACTGGAACTGGTGAGCTTGCACACCTTGCCGCCGCTGCCGATCATTCCGGCTCAAGCCGACAAGGCAAGCGTAAAGCCGGGCGACCCCGCCAAGGCCGCGGCTTCGGAACCCGGCAATATCTATAAGCATGGCATCGAGATCAAGCTCGCCGGCGGCTATCAGGATCTGCTGAATTATCTGGGCGAGATGGAGAGTTCGCCGCAGCGCCTGCTGCTGGGCCGGATGAATCTTGAAGTCACAAGATATCCACGCGTCGAGCTGACCGTTACCGTCTATACCCTGAGTCTGGATCGTACATGGCTGGTTATCTGA